The following proteins come from a genomic window of Alosa alosa isolate M-15738 ecotype Scorff River chromosome 2, AALO_Geno_1.1, whole genome shotgun sequence:
- the LOC125288271 gene encoding rab effector Noc2-like has protein sequence MTDTMFGSGNDQWICPNDRQLALRAKLQTGWSVHSYQTERQRKSQVLEKQELDIILSVIHRAEQLDQLEQHRIGRLVERLENMRRSAVGNGLSQCLLCGELLGLLGAPSVLCQDCCKKVCTKCGIETASSQKRLHWLCKICSEQREVPSYSALLLTLTLD, from the exons ATGACTGACACCATGTTTGGGAGTGGCAATGATCAGTGGATCTGTCCCAATGACAGACAGCTAGCACTGAGGGCCAA GCTTCAGACTGGCTGGTCTGTGCACTCGTACCAAAccgagagacaaagaaagagtcAGGTGCTTGAGAAGCAAGAGCTGGACATCATTCTGAGTGTCATCCACAGAGCGGAGCAACTGGACCAGCTAGAGCAGCACAGGATTGG GCGTCTGGTGGAACGTCTGGAGAACATGCGGCGGAGCGCGGTGGGGAACGGCCTGTCCCAGTGCCTGCTGTGCGGGGAGCTGCTGGGGCTGCTGGGGGCGCCGTCAGTGCTGTGCCAGGACTGCTGCAAG AAAGTGTGCACAAAGTGTGGCATTGAGACTGCGTCCAGTCAGAAGAGACTCCATTGGCTGTGCAAAATCTGCAGTGAGCAGCGAGAGGTACCTTCCTACAGTGCCTTATTATTGACTCTTACACTAGATTAA
- the tmem248 gene encoding transmembrane protein 248 isoform X1 has protein sequence MVYLLNPLENLKTYISNRPPLVIFMVSVSAVAITFLTIGYFFKIKEIKSPEMTEDWNTFLLRFNELDFCISENETLKHGLNESITPESTVPSGQGRSSTQAPLVLEDPGPINISVPITLTLDPQRPFGGYSRNITHLYATILGQQVGLTGREAHEEMNITFTLPASWNSDDCVLHGHCEQVVFSTCMTITAASNAFPVTVQPPHCVPETYSNATSWYKIFTTARDSDTKYTQDYNPFWCYKGAIGKVYHALNPKLTVIVPDDDRSLINLHLMHTSYFLFVMVITMFCYAVIKGRPGKVRANNSDFCPEKMIHSPRGNCPNTSHMFHSKTAQNVCNPGQPQPSYKSGLVGGIKATSKQNHIW, from the exons ATG GTGTACCTGTTAAATCCTCTAGAGAATCTGAAGACCTACATAAGCAACCGTCCTCCCCTGGTCATTTTTATGGTCAGTGTGAGTGCTGTGGCCATCACCTTCCTCACCATAGGGTATTTCTTCAAGATCAAAGAAATCAAATCCCCTGAGATGACTGAG GACTGGAACACCTTTCTCCTCCGCTTCAACGAGCTGGACTTCTGCATCTCGGAGAATGAGACGCTGAAGCACGGCCTGAACGAGTCCATCACTCCCGAGAGCACGGTCCCCAGTGGCCAGGGTCGCTCCAGCACCCAGGCGCCCCTCGTGCTGGAGGACCCGGGGCCCATCAACATCTCCGTGCCCATCACGCTCACTCTGGATCCCCAGCGGCCGTTTGGGGGCTACTCCCGCAACATCACCCACCTGTACGCCACCATACTGGGCCAGCAGGTTGGCCTAACTG GAAGGGAAGCTCACGAGGAGATGAACATAACTTTCACCCTGCCGGCGTCCTGGAACTCAGACGACTGTGTTCTGCATGGCCACTGTGAGCAGGTGGTGTTCAGCACGTGCATGACCATCACTGCAGCCAGCAATGCCTTTCCCGTCACAGT GCAGCCACCCCACTGTGTCCCAGAGACGTACTCCAATGCCACGTCGTGGTACAAGATCTTCACGACAGCCCGGGACTCCGACACCAAGTACACACAGGATTACAACCCATTCTGGTGTTACAAAGGAGCTATTGGAAAGGTGTATCATGCGCTAAACCCCAAACTCACCGTCATTGTCCCAGAT GATGACCGCTCCCTGATAAACCTTCACTTAATGCACACCAGCTACTTCCTGTTTGTGATGGTGATCACAATGTTCTGCTATGCAGTCATTAAGGGTCGGCCTGGAAAAGTAAGAGCGAACAACTCAGACTTCTGCCCTGAGAAG ATGATTCATTCTCCCCGAGGTAACTGCCCAAACACTAGCCACATGTTTCACTCCAAGACAGCCCAGAATGTTTGCAACCCAGGACAACCTCAACCATCCTACAAAA GTGGCCTTGTCGGAGGGATAAAAGCGACGTCTAAACAGAATCATATCTGGTGA
- the tmem248 gene encoding transmembrane protein 248 isoform X2 — protein MVYLLNPLENLKTYISNRPPLVIFMVSVSAVAITFLTIGYFFKIKEIKSPEMTEDWNTFLLRFNELDFCISENETLKHGLNESITPESTVPSGQGRSSTQAPLVLEDPGPINISVPITLTLDPQRPFGGYSRNITHLYATILGQQVGLTGREAHEEMNITFTLPASWNSDDCVLHGHCEQVVFSTCMTITAASNAFPVTVQPPHCVPETYSNATSWYKIFTTARDSDTKYTQDYNPFWCYKGAIGKVYHALNPKLTVIVPDDDRSLINLHLMHTSYFLFVMVITMFCYAVIKGRPGKVRANNSDFCPEKVALSEG, from the exons ATG GTGTACCTGTTAAATCCTCTAGAGAATCTGAAGACCTACATAAGCAACCGTCCTCCCCTGGTCATTTTTATGGTCAGTGTGAGTGCTGTGGCCATCACCTTCCTCACCATAGGGTATTTCTTCAAGATCAAAGAAATCAAATCCCCTGAGATGACTGAG GACTGGAACACCTTTCTCCTCCGCTTCAACGAGCTGGACTTCTGCATCTCGGAGAATGAGACGCTGAAGCACGGCCTGAACGAGTCCATCACTCCCGAGAGCACGGTCCCCAGTGGCCAGGGTCGCTCCAGCACCCAGGCGCCCCTCGTGCTGGAGGACCCGGGGCCCATCAACATCTCCGTGCCCATCACGCTCACTCTGGATCCCCAGCGGCCGTTTGGGGGCTACTCCCGCAACATCACCCACCTGTACGCCACCATACTGGGCCAGCAGGTTGGCCTAACTG GAAGGGAAGCTCACGAGGAGATGAACATAACTTTCACCCTGCCGGCGTCCTGGAACTCAGACGACTGTGTTCTGCATGGCCACTGTGAGCAGGTGGTGTTCAGCACGTGCATGACCATCACTGCAGCCAGCAATGCCTTTCCCGTCACAGT GCAGCCACCCCACTGTGTCCCAGAGACGTACTCCAATGCCACGTCGTGGTACAAGATCTTCACGACAGCCCGGGACTCCGACACCAAGTACACACAGGATTACAACCCATTCTGGTGTTACAAAGGAGCTATTGGAAAGGTGTATCATGCGCTAAACCCCAAACTCACCGTCATTGTCCCAGAT GATGACCGCTCCCTGATAAACCTTCACTTAATGCACACCAGCTACTTCCTGTTTGTGATGGTGATCACAATGTTCTGCTATGCAGTCATTAAGGGTCGGCCTGGAAAAGTAAGAGCGAACAACTCAGACTTCTGCCCTGAGAAG GTGGCCTTGTCGGAGGGATAA